In Equus przewalskii isolate Varuska chromosome 6, EquPr2, whole genome shotgun sequence, one DNA window encodes the following:
- the LOC103553733 gene encoding olfactory receptor 52B4-like: MTTLNHTGISHTVFCLLGIPRLEDQHMWISIPFFVSYVIALLGNSLLIFIILTKRSLREPMYLFICMLAGADIVLSTCTVPQALAIFWFHAGEISLNCCIIQLFFIHSTFISESGVLLVIAFDRFIAICYPLRYTTILTHALIGKIGVTIFLRSYGTISPIIFLLKRLTFCQNNIMPHTFCEHIGLAKYACNDIRVNIWYGFSILMLTVVLDVVLIFVSYVLILRAVFHMPSLDARYKALNTCGSHICIIILFYGPGIFTILAQRFGRHIPPHIHILLANVCMLASPMLNPIIYGIKTKQIQEQLVHILFVKQKPL; the protein is encoded by the coding sequence ATGACTACCTTAAACCACACTGGCATTAGCCACACAGTCTTCTGCTTGCTGGGCATCCCCAGACTAGAGGACCAGCACATGTGGATTTCCATCCCCTTCTTTGTTTCCTATGTCATCGCCCTCCTTGGGAACAGCCTGCTCATCTTCATCATCCTCACAAAGCGCAGCCTCCGTGAACccatgtacctcttcatctgcaTGCTGGCTGGAGCAGACATTGTCCTCTCCACGTGCACAGTACCTCAGGCCTTGGCCATCTTCTGGTTCCATGCTGGAGAGATCTCCCTGAATTGCTGCATCATTCAgctcttcttcatccattcgaCTTTCATCTCTGAGTCAGGGGTCTTGCTAGTGATCGCATTTGACCGATTCATTGCCATATGCTACCCACTGAGATACACCACTATTCTTACACATGCATTGATTGGGAAAATTGGAGTGACTATCTTTCTGAGAAGTTATGGTACAATTTCCCCcataatatttcttttgaaaagattgACTTTCTGCCAAAATAATATTATGCCACACACTTTTTGTGAACACATTGGCTTGGCCAAATATGCTTGTAATGACATTCGAGTGAACATCTGGTATGGGTTTTCCATCCtaatgttaacagtggttttaGATGTTGtgctaatttttgtttcttatgtGCTGATTCTCCGTGCTGTCTTCCACATGCCTTCCCTAGATGCTCGCTATAAAGCTCTCAATACATGTGGTTCCCATATCTGCATCATCATCCTCTTTTATGGGCCTGGAATCTTCACCATCCTTGCTCAGAGGTTTGGACGCCACATTCCACCTCATATCCACATCTTGTTGGCTAATGTCTGCATGCTTGCTTCACCTATGCTGAATCCTATCATTTATGGGATCAAGACCAAGCAAATACAAGAGCAGCTGGTTCACATCTTGTTTGTAAAGCAGAAACCACTTTGA
- the LOC103553744 gene encoding RNA polymerase II subunit A C-terminal domain phosphatase SSU72 like protein 3-like yields MPSSPLKVAVVCVSNMNRSMEAHSILKKKAFSVWSFGAGSQVRLPGDAPNLPVAYNFSTTYKEMYNDLLRKDRQHYTRNGMLHILGRNERIKPRPERFQECREAFDVIFTCGESIHDRVVEDLCAREQETFQPVHVINVDIQNTPEDATLGALLICELCQCLQHMDNMEDSLAKLLLAVEEKRGKKFLHGGCFCCRAGLVLAPGSVRTCA; encoded by the coding sequence ATGCCCTCATCCCCACTCAAGGTGGCTGTGGTATGTGTGAGTAACATGAACAGGAGCATGGAAGCCCACAGCATCCTCAAGAAAAAAGCCTTCAGTGTCTGGTCTTTCGGAGCTGGATCTCAAGTGAGGCTCCCAGGGGATGCACCCAATCTTCCTGTGGCTTACAATTTCTCAACCACATACAAAGAGATGTACAACGACCTCCTCAGAAAAGACAGACAACACTATACCAGGAATGGAATGTTACACATCctgggaagaaatgagagaatcaAGCCCCGGCCAGAAAGATTTCAAGAGTGCCGCGAGGCCTTCGATGTCATCTTTACCTGTGGGGAGAGCATCCATGACAGAGTGGTGGAAGATCTATGTGCCAGAGAGCAGGAGACCTTCCAGCCTGTGCACGTGATCAACGTGGACATCCAAAACACCCCGGAGGACGCCACCCTTGGAGCTCTGCTCATCTGTGAGCTCTGCCAGTGCCTCCAGCACATGGACAATATGGAAGACAGTCTGGCCAAACTGCTCCTTGcagtggaggagaaaagaggaaagaaatttcttcacGGGGGCTGCTTCTGTTGCAGAGCTGGGCTGGTTTTGGCTCCTGGGTCTGTAAGAACTTGTGCGTGA
- the LOC103553720 gene encoding olfactory receptor 52B4-like — MATLNHTGVSHTVFHLLGIPGLEDQHMWISIPFFISYVVALLGNSLLIFIILTKSSLHEPMYLFLCMLAGADIVLSTCTVPQALAIFWFHAGEISLNCCIIQLFFIHSTFISESGILLVMAFDRYIAICYPLRYTTILTHALIRKIGVSIFLRSYGTIFPIIFLLKRLTFCRSNILPHTGYEHIGLAKFSCDDIRVNIWYGFFVLMSTLVLDLMLIFVSYMLILCAVFCMPSRDARHKALNTCGSHVCIIILFYGPGIFTTLTQRFGRHIPPHVHILLANVCIVAPPMLNPIIYGIKTKQIWDQVTHILFPKEI, encoded by the coding sequence ATGGCTACCTTAAACCACACCGGTGTTAGCCACACAGTCTTCCACCTGCTGGGCATCCCCGGACTGGAGGACCAGCACATGTGGATTTCCATccccttcttcatttcctatgtCGTCGCCCTGCTTGGGAACAGCCTGCTCATCTTCATTATACTTACAAAGAGCAGCCTCCACGAACCCATGTACCTCTTCCTTTGCATGCTGGCTGGAGCAGACATTGTCCTCTCCACGTGCACGGTACCTCAGGCCTTGGCCATCTTCTGGTTCCATGCTGGGGAGATCTCCCTGAATTGCTGCATCATTCAACTCTTCTTCATCCATTCCACCTTCATCTCTGAGTCAGGCATCTTGCTGGTGATGGCATTTGACCGCTACATTGCCATATGCTACCCACTAAGATACACCACTATACTTACACATGCACTGATTCGGAAAATTGGAGTGTCAATATTTCTCAGAAGTTATGGTACAATTTTCCCCATaatatttcttctgaaaagaCTGACCTTTTGCAGAAGTAACATTCTTCCACACACTGGTTATGAGCACATTGGCTTGGCAAAATTTTCCTGTGACGACATACGAGTAAACATCTGGTATGGGTTTTTTGTCCTAATGTCAACATTGGTCTTAGATCTTATGCTAATTTTTGTCTCATATATGCTTATTCTCTGTGCTGTCTTCTGCATGCCTTCTCGAGATGCTCGCCACAAAGCTCTCAACACATGTGGCTCCCATGTCTGCATCATCATCCTCTTTTATGGGCCTGGGATCTTCACAACCCTTACTCAGCGGTTTGGACGCCACATTCCACCTCATGTCCACATCTTGTTGGCTAACGTCTGCATTGTGGCTCCACCTATGCTGAATCCCATCATTTATGGAATCAAGACCAAACAGATCTGGGACCAGGTGACTCATATCCTGTTTCCAAAAGAGATATGA
- the LOC103553725 gene encoding olfactory receptor 52B4-like translates to MTILNHTGVSHTVFHLLGIPGLEDQHMWISIPFFISYVIALLGNSLLICIILMKSSLHEPMYLFLCMLAGADVVLSTCTVPQALAIFWFHAGEISLDRCITQVFFLSSTFIFESGVLLVMAFDRYIAICYPLRYTTILTYALTGKIGVTIFLRSYGTIFPIVFLLKRLTFCKSNILPNTACKHIVLAHVSCDDIQVNIWYGFFVLMSTLVIDVALIFISYVLILHAVFHIPSRDARHKALNTCGSHVCVIILFYAPGIFSVLTQRFGHHISPHIHVLLANVYILVPPMLNPIIYGIKTKQIRDHVVHMFFTRQK, encoded by the coding sequence ATGACTATCTTAAACCATACTGGCGTTAGCCACACAGTCTTCCACCTGCTGGGCATCCCCGGACTAGAGGACCAGCACATGTGGATTTCCATccccttcttcatttcctatgtCATCGCGCTGCTTGGGAATAGCCTGCTCATCTGCATTATCCTCATGAAAAGCAGCCTCCACGAACCCATGTACCTCTTCCTTTGCATGCTGGCTGGAGCAGACGTTGTCCTCTCCACGTGCACAGTACCACAAGCTTTGGCCATCTTCTGGTTCCATGCTGGGGAGATCTCCCTTGATCGCTGCATTACTCAGGtattcttcctctcttccacttTCATCTTTGAGTCAGGGGTCTTGCTGGTGATGGCATTTGACCGCTACATTGCCATATGCTACCCACTGAGATACACCACTATCCTTACATATGCACTTACAGGTAAAATTGGTGTGACTATCTTTCTGAGAAGTTATGGTACAATTTTCCCCATAGTATTTCTTCTGAAAAGATTGACTTTCTGTAAAAGTAACATCCTCCCAAACACTGCTTGTAAGCACATTGTTTTGGCCCATGTTTCTTGTGATGACATACAAGTAAACATCTGGTATGGGTTTTTTGTTCTAATGTCAACCTTGGTCATAGATGTtgcactaatttttatttcttatgtgcTCATTCTCCATGCTGTCTTCCACATCCCTTCCCGAGATGCTCGCCACAAAGCTCTCAACACATGTGGCTCCCATGTCTGTGTCATCATCCTCTTTTATGCACCTGGCATCTTTTCAGTCCTCACTCAGCGATTTGGACATCACATCTCACCCCATATCCATGTCCTGCTGGCCAATGTCTATATTCTTGTTCCACCTATGCTGAATCCCATCATTTATGGAATCAAGACCAAACAGATCCGGGATCATGTGGTTCATATGTTCTTCACAAGGCAGAAATGA